One region of Pantanalinema sp. genomic DNA includes:
- a CDS encoding N-acetylmuramoyl-L-alanine amidase produces the protein MRRMRGTIRYLAGLSLAALVMAATETGFPSGAQGDDYTNAPVATAPQVPKPSVEWLLSPHADARPQGAAIDMIVIHDTETPGVRDARTIWRHFANPSSQVSAHYVIGKDGAIVQCVPDALRAWHAGESYYRGQDHLNDRSIGIELVNAQTGDDPFTNAQYRSLVQLVAHLVATHGIPLDRIVGHKDITLKPEVKKDPAVNFSFSRMFEGVRAALSPEATRQASAWQRPAR, from the coding sequence ATGAGACGCATGCGTGGCACGATCCGGTACCTCGCGGGCCTTTCGCTCGCGGCCCTCGTCATGGCCGCCACCGAGACGGGCTTCCCCTCGGGGGCCCAGGGGGACGACTACACCAACGCCCCGGTCGCGACCGCCCCCCAGGTCCCGAAGCCCTCCGTCGAGTGGCTGCTCTCCCCGCACGCCGACGCCCGGCCCCAGGGCGCGGCGATCGACATGATCGTCATCCACGACACCGAGACCCCCGGCGTGCGGGACGCCAGGACCATCTGGCGCCACTTCGCCAACCCCAGCAGCCAGGTCAGCGCCCACTACGTCATCGGCAAGGACGGCGCGATCGTGCAGTGCGTCCCCGACGCGCTGCGCGCCTGGCACGCGGGCGAGAGCTACTACCGGGGCCAGGACCACCTCAACGATCGATCGATCGGCATCGAGCTGGTCAACGCCCAGACCGGCGACGACCCCTTCACCAACGCCCAGTACCGCTCCCTGGTGCAGCTGGTCGCGCACCTGGTCGCGACGCACGGCATCCCCCTCGACCGGATCGTGGGCCACAAGGACATCACCCTCAAGCCCGAGGTCAAGAAGGATCCCGCCGTCAACTTCAGCTTCTCGCGGATGTTCGAGGGGGTGCGCGCCGCGCTCTCGCCCGAGGCGACACGGCAGGCGAGCGCCTGGCAGCGCCCGGCGCGCTGA